A portion of the Clostridium gelidum genome contains these proteins:
- a CDS encoding metal ABC transporter substrate-binding protein, whose translation MKKKIISGALAVLMGVMLIGCNAKTETTTKSANDDKLNIIVSIYPLKEFADKIGGDKVVVTCLVPENMEPHDYEPKTKDFETLTKSKVFIYNGLGMESWVDQVNETIKDKGVTIVDSSTGVDVRKEENAIDPHIWLSLKSAQIQSENIKNTLVKLDEKNKDYYEENYKKFKEELENLYNEYKPKFDRLNKKNFITGHAAFGYLCRDFGLTQKSVENLFAEGEPTPKQLEDLINFCKENNIKTIFSEALSSPKVSETLAKEVGAKVVPILTLESKEEGKDYIQVMRYNLDEIYSCLSKE comes from the coding sequence ATGAAAAAGAAAATTATTTCAGGAGCTTTAGCAGTGTTAATGGGGGTTATGTTAATAGGGTGCAATGCTAAGACTGAAACTACAACAAAAAGTGCAAATGATGATAAATTAAACATTATTGTTTCAATATATCCATTAAAAGAATTTGCTGATAAAATTGGTGGGGATAAAGTAGTGGTTACTTGTTTAGTACCAGAAAATATGGAGCCACATGATTATGAACCTAAAACTAAAGATTTTGAAACATTAACTAAGAGTAAGGTTTTCATTTATAATGGATTAGGTATGGAAAGTTGGGTAGATCAAGTTAATGAAACTATTAAAGACAAGGGTGTAACTATTGTGGATTCAAGTACTGGCGTTGATGTTAGAAAAGAAGAAAATGCTATTGATCCTCATATTTGGTTAAGTTTAAAAAGTGCACAGATACAATCTGAAAATATAAAAAATACACTTGTTAAACTAGATGAGAAGAATAAAGATTATTATGAAGAAAATTATAAGAAGTTTAAAGAAGAATTAGAAAATTTATATAATGAATATAAACCTAAATTTGATAGATTAAATAAAAAGAATTTTATAACAGGTCATGCTGCTTTTGGATATTTATGTAGAGATTTTGGATTAACACAAAAATCAGTAGAGAATTTATTTGCAGAAGGAGAGCCAACACCAAAGCAATTAGAAGATTTAATTAATTTCTGTAAGGAAAACAACATAAAGACTATTTTTTCTGAAGCATTATCAAGTCCTAAAGTTTCAGAAACTTTAGCAAAAGAAGTTGGGGCAAAAGTTGTGCCAATATTAACATTAGAATCTAAAGAAGAAGGTAAGGATTATATACAAGTTATGAGATATAACTTAGATGAAATATATAGCTGCTTATCAAAAGAATAA
- a CDS encoding response regulator, with the protein MKKVLVVDDAAFMRLTLKTMLEKNGFQVVGEAENGRRATEMYKMLNPDIVTMDITMPDMDGLEALGEIIKFDSKAKIIMLSAMGQEVKIKEAVVMGAKGFIVKPFKEDYLLKTLSQF; encoded by the coding sequence ATGAAAAAGGTACTTGTAGTTGATGATGCTGCGTTTATGAGGCTAACGTTAAAAACAATGCTTGAAAAAAACGGGTTTCAAGTTGTAGGTGAAGCAGAAAATGGGCGTAGAGCTACTGAAATGTATAAAATGTTAAATCCTGATATTGTAACAATGGATATAACAATGCCTGATATGGATGGATTAGAAGCTTTAGGTGAAATAATTAAATTTGATTCTAAAGCAAAAATAATTATGCTAAGTGCTATGGGGCAAGAAGTGAAAATTAAAGAAGCAGTTGTTATGGGAGCTAAAGGTTTTATAGTAAAACCATTTAAAGAGGATTATCTTTTAAAAACATTGAGTCAATTTTAG
- a CDS encoding chemotaxis protein CheA: MKNKEPMLEMFIFETFEMIEQLQKLIIDSEKIKKFEADSINEIFRIMHTIKGSSGMMMFANIANISHTIEDLFYFIRESKPEKIDYLILTDLVLEGSDLIRGETEKINNDKVADGDFTLFVNRVHEFLEILKVTNITSEALENYETGEILENNKVKSTDEENEDADQEKIEELKSFNNDDSNINLNLFRAVLSFEEDCEMENIRCLTVIHRLKEVAEVSYFYPEDINENNDACEIIKNKGFKIFLKTDYTIEEIKKIFMETVFLSKVDIKQFDNENKFNKKIRKQDEKSEEINEIKNNEKTKTSNKQNLISVDVNKLDMLMNLVGELVISEAMVTKNSELSGLQLDSFNKAARQHRKRLSDLQDVVMSIRMVSLGPTLNKMNRIIRDMCKKLNKEVELEIIGQDTEVDKNIIEHIGDPLMHIIRNSMDHGIETEEERTEAGKPSNGKITIEAKNTGGEVWIIVKDDGKGLNKDKILNKAINHGLVKSNVNELTDKEIYSMIFLPGFSTNENVTEFSGRGVGMDVVIKEIEKIRGTVTVDSIEGKETTTSMKIPLTLAIIDGMTIKVGKSTFTIPVTSIRQSFIIKKEDIIKDLDNKDMILIRGECYSILKLHELYNIKTEIVSIEDGIVIMVEDQGKTKCIFADKLVGEQQVVIKALPEYIKKVEGVIGCSLLGDATISLILDISEIVNLNGDH; encoded by the coding sequence ATGAAAAATAAAGAACCGATGCTCGAGATGTTTATCTTTGAAACATTTGAAATGATAGAACAACTTCAAAAACTTATAATTGATAGCGAAAAAATTAAAAAATTTGAAGCAGATAGCATAAATGAAATATTTAGAATAATGCATACTATCAAAGGTTCTTCTGGAATGATGATGTTTGCGAATATTGCTAATATTTCACATACAATTGAAGATTTATTTTATTTTATTAGAGAGTCAAAACCAGAAAAGATTGATTATTTAATTCTTACAGATTTAGTCCTTGAAGGAAGCGATCTTATAAGGGGAGAGACGGAAAAAATAAATAATGATAAAGTGGCAGATGGGGACTTTACTTTATTTGTAAATAGAGTACATGAATTTTTAGAGATTTTAAAAGTAACTAACATAACATCAGAGGCGTTAGAAAATTATGAAACAGGAGAAATTTTAGAAAATAATAAAGTGAAAAGTACAGATGAAGAGAATGAAGACGCAGATCAAGAAAAAATAGAAGAACTTAAATCTTTTAATAATGATGATAGTAATATAAACCTTAATTTATTTCGTGCTGTATTGTCTTTTGAAGAAGACTGCGAAATGGAGAATATAAGATGTCTTACTGTTATTCACAGACTTAAAGAAGTAGCAGAAGTTTCATATTTTTATCCTGAAGATATTAATGAAAACAATGATGCTTGTGAAATTATAAAAAATAAAGGTTTTAAAATATTTTTAAAAACTGATTATACCATAGAAGAAATCAAAAAAATTTTTATGGAAACAGTATTTTTAAGTAAAGTTGATATTAAGCAATTTGATAATGAAAATAAGTTTAATAAAAAAATTAGAAAGCAAGATGAAAAATCAGAAGAAATTAATGAGATAAAAAATAATGAAAAAACTAAAACTAGTAATAAACAAAATTTAATCAGTGTTGATGTTAATAAGTTGGATATGCTTATGAATTTAGTTGGAGAATTAGTTATTTCAGAAGCTATGGTAACTAAAAATTCAGAACTTTCAGGATTACAATTAGATAGTTTTAATAAGGCAGCTAGACAACATAGAAAGAGACTTTCGGACCTTCAAGATGTTGTCATGTCTATAAGAATGGTATCCCTTGGACCAACACTAAACAAGATGAACAGAATAATTAGAGACATGTGCAAAAAACTAAATAAAGAAGTAGAACTTGAAATAATTGGACAAGACACGGAAGTTGATAAAAATATTATAGAACATATAGGTGACCCGTTAATGCACATAATAAGAAACTCTATGGATCATGGTATAGAAACAGAGGAAGAAAGAACAGAGGCGGGTAAGCCTTCAAATGGGAAAATAACAATTGAAGCTAAAAATACTGGTGGAGAAGTTTGGATTATTGTAAAAGATGATGGAAAGGGTCTTAATAAAGATAAAATACTGAATAAAGCAATAAATCATGGTTTAGTAAAATCTAATGTAAATGAGTTAACAGATAAAGAAATCTATTCTATGATATTTTTGCCTGGATTTTCAACAAATGAGAATGTTACAGAATTTTCAGGACGTGGAGTTGGAATGGATGTAGTTATAAAGGAAATTGAAAAAATCAGAGGTACTGTAACAGTTGACAGTATAGAAGGAAAGGAAACAACGACTTCAATGAAAATTCCATTAACCCTTGCAATTATTGATGGGATGACAATAAAAGTTGGAAAATCAACATTTACAATTCCAGTTACATCTATTAGGCAATCTTTCATAATTAAAAAAGAAGATATTATTAAAGATCTTGATAACAAAGATATGATACTTATAAGAGGTGAATGTTATTCTATTCTAAAGCTTCACGAACTCTATAATATAAAAACAGAGATAGTAAGTATTGAAGATGGAATTGTAATTATGGTTGAGGATCAAGGCAAAACTAAATGCATTTTTGCAGATAAGCTTGTTGGAGAGCAACAAGTAGTGATTAAAGCGCTTCCAGAATATATTAAAAAGGTAGAGGGTGTAATTGGTTGTTCATTACTTGGAGATGCGACTATAAGCTTAATACTTGATATATCAGAGATTGTTAACTTAAATGGTGACCATTAA
- a CDS encoding chemotaxis protein CheW, whose amino-acid sequence MAEFLQELIENEEDTQKDKYLIFSIGKEYYGIDIEYVIEIIGIEPITEVPELPTYIKGVINLRGKIIPVMDVRLKFKKVEKEYDDRTCIIVVEIGSICIGLIIDTVVEVASIQESSISPQPKTSCNRDTANKYIKGIGEVLNGVRLLIDCQKLLEEDEIEELQNKQ is encoded by the coding sequence ATGGCAGAGTTTTTACAAGAATTAATTGAAAATGAAGAGGACACCCAAAAAGATAAATACCTCATATTTTCAATTGGCAAGGAATATTATGGTATTGATATTGAATATGTAATAGAAATTATAGGGATTGAGCCAATAACTGAAGTACCAGAATTACCTACTTACATTAAGGGGGTTATAAATCTTAGAGGAAAGATAATACCAGTAATGGATGTTAGACTAAAATTTAAAAAAGTAGAAAAAGAATATGATGATAGAACATGCATTATAGTAGTTGAAATAGGAAGTATATGTATTGGCTTAATAATAGATACAGTTGTAGAGGTGGCAAGTATTCAGGAAAGTAGTATTTCACCACAACCAAAGACCAGTTGTAATAGAGACACTGCTAATAAATATATAAAGGGAATTGGGGAAGTTTTAAATGGTGTAAGGCTTCTTATAGATTGTCAAAAACTTTTAGAAGAAGATGAAATAGAAGAATTACAAAATAAACAATAA
- a CDS encoding methyl-accepting chemotaxis protein, with translation MNWFLNLKINKKLILSFVLISLITGIMGVYAIANIKSADESDTELYEHMTIPISQMAEISTEFQRIRVNTRDMIITQSSNDIEANIQNIKERNENITKLSDEFNKTIISENMRKQFDIFKAARIDYMPKLDKVIALAKENKDEEAFAMLDENGEAGKALKLEQDAIEKIVVMKTNDAKTKADLNTKNANTTITITTIIIIITMGIAIIIGISIASLITKPLKKVVHMIEEMSKGHFSERLNIDTDDEVGQIAKAMDFFADELKSNVIQVMNNISKGDVSMDVLLKDEKDELAPALKKMVENIRSLVMDVNMLSTAAIDGKFDIRADIAKHEGDFKKVINGVNGTLNTMVDKVVWYEAIIDAIPSPIHVTDNDMNWTYMNKSFENLMINQGAIRDRKSGYGLACSHAGANICNTEKCGIKQLHKGKSESLFDWCDMNNKQDTSYLKNKKGENIGYVEVITDLTPIIRVSEYTRIEVKRLEGNLKLLSNGNTNFDLEIKKADKFTDEVNEQFEGISNSLKDVKSAVDNLVTDANMVSNEATEGNLDARTDEARHSGDFKKIVHGINELMEAMVKPIKEVINGMREMAEGNLQISVNENYKGEFGKLAKSVNITVDSLNSILSELNTASEQVFTGSNQVSDASQALSQGATQQASAIEELNASMTDVAGQTKENANNANQAKELTIKVKENAEEGNRHMGEMLKSMSNINESSANISKIIKVIDEIAFQTNILALNAAVEAARAGQHGKGFAVVAEEVRNLAARSANAAKETTDLIEGSIKKIEKGTEITNQTAKALDEIVGGVSKVTTIVAEIAALSNEQASSISQINLGIEQVSQVIQSNSSTAEQSAAASEELSSQAELLKDMVTSFKLKNSNMKNGLSNHTYNNRHVYNSESNMTNREVATSINPKISLSDREFGKY, from the coding sequence ATGAATTGGTTTCTTAACTTAAAAATTAATAAAAAATTAATATTGAGCTTTGTATTAATATCATTAATTACAGGAATAATGGGCGTGTATGCAATTGCAAATATAAAATCTGCAGATGAATCAGATACAGAATTATATGAACATATGACAATACCTATATCACAAATGGCAGAAATATCAACAGAATTTCAAAGAATAAGAGTGAATACAAGGGATATGATAATTACACAATCATCTAATGATATTGAAGCTAATATACAAAACATTAAGGAGAGAAACGAAAATATTACTAAATTATCAGATGAGTTTAATAAAACTATTATTTCAGAAAATATGAGAAAGCAGTTTGATATTTTTAAAGCTGCAAGAATTGACTATATGCCAAAACTTGATAAAGTAATAGCTCTTGCAAAAGAAAATAAAGATGAAGAAGCTTTTGCAATGCTTGATGAAAATGGTGAAGCAGGTAAAGCATTAAAATTAGAGCAAGATGCTATAGAAAAAATAGTAGTAATGAAGACTAATGATGCAAAAACAAAAGCAGATTTAAATACTAAAAATGCCAATACCACAATTACAATAACAACTATAATAATTATTATTACTATGGGTATAGCAATAATAATTGGAATAAGCATTGCTAGTTTAATTACCAAGCCTTTAAAGAAGGTAGTACATATGATTGAGGAAATGAGTAAAGGTCATTTTAGCGAAAGATTAAATATAGATACAGATGATGAAGTGGGACAAATAGCTAAAGCAATGGACTTTTTTGCAGATGAATTAAAATCTAACGTGATTCAAGTTATGAATAATATATCTAAAGGCGATGTGAGTATGGACGTACTTTTAAAAGACGAAAAAGATGAATTAGCTCCGGCCTTAAAGAAAATGGTAGAAAATATAAGATCCTTAGTAATGGATGTAAACATGCTATCAACGGCAGCTATAGATGGGAAATTTGATATAAGGGCTGATATAGCAAAGCATGAGGGGGATTTCAAAAAAGTTATAAATGGAGTAAATGGTACTTTAAATACTATGGTAGACAAAGTTGTTTGGTATGAGGCTATTATAGATGCTATCCCTTCTCCAATTCATGTTACTGATAATGATATGAATTGGACATACATGAATAAGTCATTTGAAAATCTAATGATTAACCAAGGTGCTATTAGAGATCGTAAATCAGGTTATGGACTAGCATGTAGTCATGCAGGTGCTAATATATGCAATACTGAGAAATGTGGTATAAAGCAGCTTCATAAGGGTAAATCAGAAAGTTTATTTGACTGGTGTGATATGAATAATAAACAAGATACATCATATTTAAAAAATAAAAAAGGAGAAAATATTGGATATGTTGAAGTTATAACAGACTTAACACCTATTATTAGAGTAAGTGAGTATACAAGAATCGAAGTTAAGAGACTTGAAGGAAACTTGAAGTTACTATCAAATGGTAATACTAACTTTGATCTTGAGATTAAAAAAGCAGATAAATTTACTGATGAAGTTAATGAACAGTTTGAAGGAATATCGAATAGCTTAAAAGATGTTAAGAGTGCAGTAGATAATCTTGTAACAGATGCAAATATGGTATCAAATGAAGCTACAGAAGGAAATTTAGATGCGAGAACAGATGAAGCAAGACATAGTGGGGATTTTAAAAAGATAGTACATGGAATAAATGAATTAATGGAAGCTATGGTAAAACCAATAAAAGAAGTAATTAATGGAATGCGTGAAATGGCAGAAGGAAATTTACAAATTTCAGTTAATGAAAATTATAAAGGAGAATTTGGCAAGCTAGCAAAATCTGTTAACATCACAGTAGATTCTTTGAATTCTATTCTTAGTGAGTTAAACACTGCTTCTGAGCAAGTTTTTACAGGATCAAACCAAGTTTCAGATGCTAGCCAAGCATTATCTCAAGGGGCTACACAACAAGCAAGTGCTATAGAAGAATTGAATGCTTCTATGACTGATGTTGCAGGACAAACTAAAGAAAATGCTAATAATGCAAATCAAGCTAAAGAGCTTACTATTAAGGTAAAGGAAAATGCTGAAGAAGGTAATAGACATATGGGTGAAATGCTCAAATCTATGAGTAATATAAATGAATCTTCTGCTAATATTTCAAAAATAATTAAAGTTATAGATGAAATTGCATTTCAAACAAATATACTTGCACTTAATGCAGCAGTAGAAGCTGCAAGAGCAGGTCAACATGGTAAGGGCTTTGCAGTAGTTGCTGAGGAGGTAAGAAACCTAGCAGCAAGAAGTGCAAATGCAGCTAAAGAAACAACAGATCTTATAGAAGGTTCCATAAAGAAAATAGAAAAAGGAACTGAAATAACAAATCAAACGGCAAAAGCTTTAGATGAAATAGTAGGAGGAGTATCAAAAGTAACTACCATTGTAGCAGAAATAGCAGCATTATCAAATGAGCAGGCTTCTAGTATTTCTCAAATAAATTTAGGAATTGAACAGGTATCACAGGTTATTCAGTCAAATTCATCAACTGCTGAACAAAGTGCAGCAGCTAGTGAAGAACTTTCAAGTCAAGCAGAACTACTTAAAGATATGGTTACTAGTTTTAAACTTAAAAACAGTAATATGAAAAATGGTTTATCAAATCATACCTATAACAACAGACATGTTTATAATTCAGAGAGTAATATGACTAATAGAGAAGTAGCAACATCAATCAATCCTAAAATATCTTTAAGTGATAGAGAGTTTGGAAAGTACTAA